The Deltaproteobacteria bacterium genome includes a window with the following:
- a CDS encoding type II toxin-antitoxin system RelE/ParE family toxin has product MKLIWTDRARRDLLNIGRFIARDNHRAARVWIERLRERAHKAAETPLSGRVVPERADLNVREVFLRNYRIVYRVFKDTIHVLTVFEGHRLFPQDAMSDFYKTDTTTDP; this is encoded by the coding sequence ATGAAGCTTATTTGGACTGACAGGGCAAGACGAGACTTACTGAATATTGGTCGGTTTATCGCAAGGGACAATCATCGTGCAGCCCGCGTTTGGATCGAACGACTGCGGGAACGCGCTCATAAAGCCGCTGAAACCCCCTTGTCTGGTAGAGTTGTACCCGAACGTGCCGATCTTAATGTACGTGAAGTTTTCTTACGAAATTACCGAATTGTCTATCGTGTATTTAAAGATACCATCCATGTGCTTACGGTTTTCGAAGGCCATCGCTTGTTTCCCCAGGATGCTATGTCTGACTTTTATAAAACTGACACCACAACTGACCCTTGA
- a CDS encoding type II toxin-antitoxin system Phd/YefM family antitoxin produces MKNLQISEDILPVGEFKTHASQVIRRLQASKRPFVITQNGKPTAVLLTPSEFDRLNEHAQFLESVDEGLSDSNAGRVIDDIALTNELDEAFGPFKS; encoded by the coding sequence ATGAAAAATCTGCAAATTTCAGAAGACATTCTCCCAGTTGGAGAATTCAAGACCCATGCTTCGCAAGTGATTCGAAGACTACAAGCATCGAAGCGTCCCTTTGTCATCACTCAAAATGGAAAGCCAACTGCGGTGCTTCTCACTCCTTCTGAATTCGACCGTCTCAATGAGCATGCTCAATTCTTAGAGTCTGTCGATGAAGGATTGTCAGACTCTAATGCTGGGCGTGTCATTGACGATATAGCACTGACCAATGAGCTCGATGAAGCCTTTGGACCTTTTAAATCATGA